The genomic segment TTGCTCTCTCAGATCGTGTCTGTACTCACAAGTCATAGTTGGGTAACCAGGCAGATGTAATCAAGCAGTCAGCTAGCAGGGAGCTTTGAATTCACTTAAGCTCCTAGTCAGGTTAGTATAAAAACCTGAGCTTAATTCAAATTACTAGGACTCCTTACTTATCCACCCATATGTCCAGAAACTCTATCTATACGTGACATTCAGCCACAATGCTAATAAATTCATTACCTTCTAGATTCTTTGGAGATATATTATTTTAAACATCTTTGCAGAAAGATTTACTTTATTTATGGGTCCGAGTGCTCTAGGATcacagtcaataagacacagtGGACAAAGCCTAGGATAAAAAGCCAGAAAATTTGCAGAGGAGGGTCAACATGGCCAATAGCTGGGTGATCCCGACTAAACTTCTTAACTTGTGAGGCTATACTTTATTCAGCTCTATACTATgtcaataataatattatttcttCCTACAATACTCCAATTAGAAAACATTATTACAGTAGAAAATGATTTGATTTGTTTGGATAATTATACTTTAATTACATCATGAGTATCAGTCATATAGTACTTTGTATGGTGTTTAGATTGATATTTCACACTCCTTCATAAAGCAATAATATTTAACTACAAATATTTAATACATTTACAAAAGGTGACTTATTCCCTAATTTGAAATTCCTATGTTGTATTAATGTCAAGAAAAATTGTATTTctcctttaaaaatattcttgTTTAACTGATAGCCTTTGTGAACTATGTAACTAGACATCTCTTTTATATATTAGCTATCAGAAAGCAGAAAGGCTAATCTCTTATTAACTAATTTCCAAGTATACTCAACTTCATCAATATAATTATTCAATGTCATTTATGTTATAGTTACTAAAGAAGTGGACTGGATTCACACTCTGGGGTTCATATCGTGATTCCACCACTTCCTATGCAACAATAGGTAAGTTACTTTTCTGctatcagtttccttatctgtaaaatgggaataataaaatacttaataTTATTTCATGGAAATTAAAACAGAAGTATGTATATAAAATGCTTACTCCCGTGTCGGTTGTTTAAAAAACATTGAATAAATATTATTGATTATGCTATTTTcagtatgtaaatttttatacaTTCTTTTTTAAACTTACCAATCCTTTTGTTATTTGCATAAGTCTTATGTTTTCTAATCTTTACATTTAGAGGCACTTTGAGTGCGCTATTGTAAAAAATAATATTAGACAGAAAACAATACATTATTTCAACCAAGTTTTCCGATTCTTTTAATAAAAGTGATCTAAACATAGAGAGGGACTCATTACTGCatagaaatatatacatttttctggGGCTTTAAGTAAacactaaatttttaaaaacaaaacttggCTGCTTGAACGAAAACTTTGTGTATAAAGCAGCTACATTGTCTCATGGATTCCCTGGTGGATGGGAACCACACTGCAGTGACAGAGTTCATTTTATTGGGCTTAACAGAAGATCCTACCCTTCGGGTCACCCTCTTCATGGTCATCCTGTGCATCTATCTGGTGACCGTATCTGGCAATCTCAGCACAATCATTCTGACCGGAATCTCTTCTCAGCTCCATCATCCTATGTATGTTTTGCTGAGCCACTTGGCTTTTTCTGACATAGGCTATTCATCTTCTGTCATGTCTGATATGCTTGTAAACTTCTTGGTGGAGAGATACACAATCTCCTACCTTGGATGGGCCACCCAGCTTGGTTCAGTTGTTTTCTTTGGGTCAGCTGAGTGCTGTCTTCTGGCtgccatggcctatgatcgctttGTAGcaatctgcaacccactgctttaTTCAACTAAAATGTCCACGCAAGTCTGTGTCCAGCTATTCTCTGTGGCTTATGTATGTGGTTTTCTCAATACCTGTTGTTGTactatttgctttctttataCTTCTGTGGACCAATTCAAGTCAATCATATTTTCTGTGATTTTGCTCCTTTAGTTAAGGTTTCCTGTTCTGATGTCAGTATCTCTGCAGTGGTCTCCCCTCATTTTCCATCATTGTGGTCACACAGTTTATCATAGCCACCTCCTATGTCTATATCCTCATCACCATCCTGAAGATGCCCTCCACCCAGGGCTgccacaaggccttctccacctgcaccTCCCACCTCACTGCAGTCACTCTGTACTCTGGGACCATTACATTCATTTATGTGATGCCCAAGTCCAGCTACTCTGCTGACCAGAACAAGGTGGTGTCTGTGCTCTACATGGTGGTGATCCCCACAATGAACGCCCTCATCTACAGTCTCAGGAATAATGAGATGAAGGCTGCTCTCAAGAAACAGCTtggtagaaaaatattttcttaacgaAACCTCTTATTTTGTAAGGTTTGATGCAATAATATACCATTAAAGTAATAACCAAAGAAACTTGGTTCTTGTGGGCAAAATATATCTACATATAGTTAGACAGCATGAGGCTTCATAGTATACATGGGGGTGGATTTTCAGACACTAAGTCAGAGGCAATAGTGAGTTAACtaatgaaattaaattaaatttataattaaGAAACACAAATTGATTCACATAAAAAATCTTAACCTGCTGAAaatcttttttaatatttattcataTATGATTTTTCAAAAACAATTCTGTGTCATAAGTGAAGGTTATTGTACTTCCAAACCTTTAAAGCTGTGTTCATGTTCAGCATGAGGTTATGCTGAGATGAGCCTAATAATCATAGTTTTGCCTTGACTGAGCACCTTCTGAGGGGAAATAACAAAGTGGATCTAGACAGTAAAATTGCTAAAGACATTGTGCTTATAGAAAGGTTATGTGCTGGGGATGGTCTTTGTGGACTCATATAATTCCAGCTGTTTTTCTGAGTTCTAACTTTAGCCTTGGAACCAAAGGGTCCCCAGAGTCTAAGAGGAGCACTAGTGGTGCagtcattaagagctcagctgctaaccaaaagttcagcagattgaatccaacagctgctccttggaaatcctatggggcagttctgctttgtcctatagggtcactatgagtcagaattgactccaaagtacgggtttggagccctggtagcacagtggttaagagctcggctggtaaaccaaaggttggcagtttgaatccaccagccactccttagaagacctgtggggaagttctactctgtcttatagggtcactataagttggaattgacttgacagcaatgggtggtgGTAGAGTCTAAGAGTAAGAGACTGCCCTGACTAACCTGTGAGTTGTTCAATCAGATCAGAAGATTTGACTTACTTTGAGGGAATGAGCAGGTTCCCAAACTCATCAGGGACTGAGCAGAGCAAAAGCAGAGAAGGATTTCTAGGAGAATCCGGCAAGCTGGATAAAACTGAGTCTCTGAGGAAGAAACTAATGAAGGAATTTGTTTATGATCAGGCTCACATCCTGTTCTTAAAACTCCAGGGGACTGAATCTTTCCCAGCTAAAATAGTGACTGCCTCTCAGGACAGGCTAAATTAACCCCTATACGCAGATGACTGctacatttatttttgtttactgtcCCTACTTAAGGATTCAGACACAAATTGCATCTTTTTGCAAATAGAAACACAGGGAATGTCTtattctgggttctctagagaaacagaaccagaagagaaagaaaaagagaacagcACTTTGAACCTTCTGTTCCAGTAACTGCAGATTTGGTAATTTTTAGCAACCCTCATGGTGAATAGAGCTAAAGAGAGAGGGATTTATCTAGCtgaattggctcacatgattatAGGAGCTAAACTCGTTTCCTTTGATCGACTGAGaatcatggtgatgccatgtgttatagactagaactgctctatatggttttcttagctgtaatctttatggaaggagactgccaggtctttcctccacaGCACCATTCGGTGGGTTGCAACCATCATCCTTTGGGTTACTAACTGAAAGCAAACCACCTGCACCACCCACGGCCATGTAAatattctgttgttttttttaaaaataacttcattGCCAACAAGTTGACTGTGaccaaactgccccatagagtttcgaatgctgtaatttctatggaagcacactgccacatctttctcccacagagcagctggttcGTTTGAAtcatcaacattttggttagtagctgagcccttaaccactgtgccaccagagagacagagagagagattgattttgaGAAATTGGCTCACAGAATTAGGTGGGCCAGAAAGTCTGAAATCTGTATGTCAGATAAAGGTTAGAAATTCAATCAATGTTGTCTGTTTACAGTGAAGAAGCTGTATCCGTCTTCTTCAGGAAACTATAGTTTGGTCTTAAGGCCTTCAAATGATTGGATGAAGCACATTCACATTGTAGAGGGTAATCTGCTTAGTTTAAGGTCAATTGATTAAATGTTAATCATATGTAAATATCTTTATAGTAACCTCTAGACTACTGTttgtccaaacaactgggcacctcaGGCTATTCATGTTGACATAAAATGAGTCATCACAGGGCTTTAAtcacttcattcattcaaaaattatACTGAGTACTTCTAATATTTCTAGTACTGTGTGGGCTATTGGAAATATAAATGACAACAAAAGTgtctgccttcctggaattaatcATCTAGCAgaggaaacaaacaacaaaactaacAAGTACGTGATATAGACTATTAGAAGGTGGTGAGTGCtatggagaaagaaaaagcaaagcagaGTAAGGGAGACTGACATGTCAGTGTAGACCTCGCTGAGCAGGTAACATCTGAGCAAAGGGACTGAGGTAGGTGAAGAGACCTCACGCCAGCTGTGACGTTGCctgtgtacacacatacaattgACCTTTGAGGCTTCTGTTCCAG from the Loxodonta africana isolate mLoxAfr1 chromosome 7, mLoxAfr1.hap2, whole genome shotgun sequence genome contains:
- the LOC100676774 gene encoding olfactory receptor 5P6-like, with the protein product MDSLVDGNHTAVTEFILLGLTEDPTLRVTLFMVILCIYLVTVSGNLSTIILTGISSQLHHPMYVLLSHLAFSDIGYSSSVMSDMLVNFLVERYTISYLGWATQLGSVVFFGSAECCLLAAMAYDRFVAICNPLLYSTKMSTQVCVQLFSVAYYLCSGLPSFSIIVVTQFIIATSYVYILITILKMPSTQGCHKAFSTCTSHLTAVTLYSGTITFIYVMPKSSYSADQNKVVSVLYMVVIPTMNALIYSLRNNEMKAALKKQLGRKIFS